The following are encoded together in the Bacillus sp. NP157 genome:
- the smc gene encoding chromosome segregation protein SMC, with the protein MRLTTIKLAGFKSFVDPTTLHLPTNMTGVVGPNGCGKSNIIDAIRWVMGESAASRLRGDSLTDVIFSGSSARKPVGQAAVELIFDNGDGTIQGEYASFAEISVKRIVSRDGQSSYYLNGARCRRRDITDLFLGTGLGPRSYSIIEQGMISQIIEAAPEELRTHLEEAAGISKYKERRKETESRIKSTRENLDRVRDVRDEVEKQLDHLNRQARAAERWKAFKEEQTRREAELRALEYRTLDRQRQGEGSGLREFELEIEKHTATQRQVEAQMETVRERHQGASEHLNQVQAEVYKVGAEIARVEQQVRHNRDLAERLTRSKAETERELGELQGHISTDREQIETLRMALAEGEPKLEALQQVQEETGEQQRATESRLADWQQRWDTHTRGASESTRAAEVERTKLAYLDRQAVDLARRREALETEQRATDVAALDAAAEQLDIEHDTQRERVEQMGGVLDQHKVAYERVLDDERQVQSALNDARQQLQTARGRQASLEALQTAALGQEESAATGWLKRLGLASARRLGEALQVDAGYESAVETVLAGVLDGVLVDAPAALVPEFPSLGDADVALFASEKGGPGAAGTLAGYVRGPAAAVALLSNVFVADSVDDAAARVSSLSPGQSVITRDGAWMGPGWTRVLRAQGNQVGVLARERDIRQLAEQIESLEATIEERTEQLEDLRTRKFETERQRDDAQRELYAAHRRLSELAGQLQSQRGKMETARARAEKVGGEISTLVDQLDELEGQTREARARLDEAVGHMGDREDERRGLENERRDLLEAREEARMNAREAADQSHQLALGIESKRSALSSLEQALGRLDTQLRQVTMRLDEIEDQLAAGSDPIVELEAERQTYLDQRLLVDRQLVEARRAVEDCDAEFRRLEQERQRVEHVLGQVRESVAEKRLAAQALQLRAEQLAQAIAASGLELEALLAELAEDAEPSQWQGQLSDLASKIARLEPVNLAAIQEHAEQSQRKEYLDSQLLDLTSAMETLEGAIKKIDRETRQRFKETFDRVNAGVQELFPRLFGGGHAYLELTGEDLLDTGVAIMARPPGKRVSNINLLSGGEKALTAVSLVFAIFGLNPAPFCLLDEVDAPLDEANVGRFSAMVREMSEKVQFIFVSHNKATMEAAHQLCGVTMREPGVSRLVQVDLAEASKLAGVA; encoded by the coding sequence ATGCGTCTGACCACGATCAAGCTGGCGGGGTTCAAGTCCTTCGTGGACCCGACCACGCTGCACCTGCCCACCAACATGACCGGCGTCGTCGGTCCGAATGGCTGTGGCAAGTCGAACATCATCGACGCCATCCGCTGGGTCATGGGCGAATCCGCGGCCAGCCGCCTGCGTGGCGACTCGCTCACCGACGTGATCTTTTCCGGCTCCAGCGCGCGCAAGCCGGTCGGCCAGGCCGCGGTCGAGCTGATCTTCGATAACGGCGACGGCACCATCCAGGGCGAATACGCCAGCTTCGCCGAGATCTCGGTCAAGCGCATCGTCAGCCGCGACGGCCAGTCGTCCTATTACCTCAATGGCGCGCGCTGCCGCCGCCGCGACATCACCGACCTGTTCCTCGGCACCGGCCTGGGCCCGCGTTCCTACTCGATCATCGAGCAGGGCATGATCAGCCAGATCATCGAGGCGGCCCCGGAAGAACTGCGCACCCACCTGGAAGAGGCCGCCGGCATCTCCAAGTACAAGGAGCGCCGCAAGGAAACCGAGAGCCGGATCAAATCCACCCGCGAAAACCTCGACCGCGTGCGCGACGTGCGCGACGAGGTGGAAAAGCAGCTGGACCACCTCAACCGCCAGGCCCGCGCCGCCGAACGCTGGAAGGCCTTCAAGGAAGAGCAGACCCGCCGCGAAGCCGAGCTGCGCGCCCTCGAATACCGCACGCTGGATCGCCAGCGGCAGGGCGAAGGCTCCGGCCTGCGCGAGTTCGAGCTGGAGATCGAAAAACACACGGCCACCCAGCGCCAGGTCGAAGCGCAGATGGAGACGGTGCGCGAGCGCCACCAGGGCGCGAGCGAACACCTCAACCAGGTCCAGGCCGAGGTCTACAAGGTCGGCGCCGAGATCGCCCGCGTCGAGCAGCAGGTGCGGCACAACCGTGACCTGGCCGAGCGCCTGACCCGGTCCAAGGCGGAGACCGAGCGCGAGTTGGGCGAGCTGCAAGGCCACATCAGCACCGACCGCGAGCAGATCGAGACGCTGCGCATGGCGCTGGCCGAGGGCGAACCGAAGCTCGAAGCGCTGCAGCAGGTCCAGGAAGAAACCGGCGAGCAGCAGCGCGCCACCGAATCGCGGCTGGCCGACTGGCAGCAGCGCTGGGACACCCACACCCGCGGTGCGTCCGAATCCACCCGCGCCGCCGAAGTGGAGCGGACCAAGCTCGCCTACCTCGACCGCCAGGCGGTCGACCTGGCCCGTCGTCGCGAGGCGCTGGAAACCGAGCAGCGGGCGACCGACGTCGCCGCGCTCGACGCCGCCGCCGAACAGCTCGATATCGAACACGACACCCAGCGCGAACGCGTGGAGCAGATGGGCGGCGTGCTCGACCAGCACAAGGTCGCCTACGAGCGCGTGCTCGACGACGAACGCCAGGTGCAGTCGGCGTTGAACGACGCCCGCCAGCAGCTGCAGACCGCACGCGGCCGCCAGGCCTCGCTCGAAGCCCTGCAGACCGCCGCGCTGGGCCAGGAAGAATCCGCCGCGACTGGCTGGCTGAAACGCCTCGGCCTGGCCAGCGCGCGCCGCCTCGGCGAAGCGTTGCAGGTCGACGCCGGTTACGAATCGGCCGTGGAAACCGTGCTGGCCGGCGTGCTCGACGGCGTGCTGGTCGATGCGCCCGCCGCGCTCGTCCCCGAGTTCCCGAGCCTCGGCGACGCCGACGTCGCCCTGTTCGCCAGCGAGAAGGGTGGCCCCGGTGCCGCCGGTACGCTGGCCGGCTATGTGCGCGGCCCCGCCGCCGCCGTGGCGCTGCTCTCCAACGTGTTCGTCGCCGACTCGGTCGACGACGCCGCGGCGCGCGTGTCGTCGTTGTCGCCGGGCCAGTCGGTGATCACCCGCGACGGCGCCTGGATGGGCCCGGGCTGGACCCGCGTGCTGCGCGCGCAGGGCAACCAGGTCGGCGTGCTCGCCCGCGAGCGCGATATCCGCCAGCTCGCCGAACAGATCGAAAGCCTCGAAGCGACCATCGAGGAACGCACCGAACAGCTCGAAGACCTGCGCACGCGCAAGTTCGAAACCGAACGCCAGCGCGACGACGCGCAGCGTGAGCTGTATGCGGCGCACCGTCGCCTCTCCGAACTGGCCGGCCAGCTGCAGAGCCAGCGCGGCAAGATGGAGACCGCGCGTGCGCGCGCCGAGAAAGTCGGTGGCGAAATCAGCACGCTGGTCGACCAGCTCGACGAACTGGAAGGGCAGACCCGCGAGGCGCGTGCGCGCCTGGACGAAGCCGTCGGCCACATGGGCGATCGCGAAGACGAACGCCGCGGCCTGGAGAACGAGCGCCGCGACCTGCTCGAGGCCCGCGAAGAAGCCCGCATGAATGCCCGCGAGGCCGCGGACCAGTCGCACCAGCTGGCGCTCGGCATCGAATCCAAGCGCTCCGCGCTCAGCTCGCTCGAACAGGCCCTCGGCCGCCTCGACACCCAGCTGCGCCAGGTGACGATGCGCCTGGACGAGATCGAAGACCAGCTGGCCGCCGGCTCCGATCCCATCGTCGAGCTGGAAGCAGAACGCCAGACCTACCTCGACCAGCGCCTGCTGGTCGATCGCCAGCTGGTGGAAGCACGCCGCGCGGTGGAAGACTGCGACGCCGAATTCCGCCGGCTCGAACAGGAACGCCAGCGCGTCGAACACGTGCTCGGCCAGGTCCGCGAAAGCGTGGCCGAGAAGCGCCTCGCCGCACAGGCGCTGCAGTTGCGCGCCGAACAGCTGGCCCAGGCGATCGCGGCCTCCGGCCTGGAACTGGAGGCGCTGCTGGCCGAACTGGCCGAAGACGCCGAGCCCTCGCAGTGGCAGGGACAGCTGTCCGACCTCGCCTCGAAGATCGCACGCCTGGAGCCGGTCAACCTCGCGGCGATCCAGGAACACGCCGAGCAGTCGCAGCGCAAGGAGTACCTGGATTCGCAGCTGCTCGACCTGACCAGCGCGATGGAAACCCTGGAGGGCGCGATCAAGAAGATCGATCGCGAGACCCGCCAGCGCTTCAAGGAAACCTTCGACCGCGTGAATGCCGGCGTGCAGGAGCTGTTCCCGCGCCTGTTCGGTGGCGGCCATGCCTACCTCGAACTCACCGGCGAAGACCTGCTCGACACCGGCGTGGCGATCATGGCGCGCCCGCCGGGCAAGCGTGTATCCAACATCAACCTGCTATCCGGCGGCGAGAAAGCGCTCACCGCCGTGTCGCTGGTGTTCGCCATCTTCGGCCTCAATCCCGCCCCGTTCTGCCTGCTGGACGAGGTGGACGCACCGCTGGACGAAGCGAACGTCGGTCGCTTCTCCGCCATGGTGCGCGAGATGAGCGAGAAGGTGCAGTTCATCTTCGTCAGCCACAACAAGGCCACGATGGAAGCCGCACATCAGCTGTGTGGCGTTACCATGCGTGAGCCGGGCGTGTCGCGCCTGGTCCAGGTCGACCTGGCCGAGGCATCCAAGCTCGCCGGCGTTGCCTGA
- the zipA gene encoding cell division protein ZipA has protein sequence MNPAIGLAWNPAVGIPMLFVGIVVLVLLWLFGQPRKEQGRRKPMPEQPERARERREPSFGGDERQGDDNLSFSARDDAFDARDYDSREPLARDDDANDPLFRPSPKQGELDVDLRAELERLGASLSDQRNPAADPRTPITDPRSSSAADMDPYEPAPRAGQRTEPRIDFDLPFDLDEPAGGARAPAQPAGGPRAPASAQPTGGARAPDPTQSTGHAPTPPPVQPPVTQAAAPAPVPMPPKPTPAPVKTPPRSDLGRRPPSAPVERIVSLYVVSREGQRFQGSDLVVAAEKAGLEFGDMGIYHRLVDGHPEKGPIFSVANLVKPGNFDMARIATLQTPGLSFFMALPGPIAALDAWDAMLPTAQRLAELLDGLVLDEERNALGRQRIAHIRDELRGWDRGHEGEEIKFGQ, from the coding sequence ATGAATCCCGCCATCGGCCTCGCCTGGAACCCTGCCGTCGGCATCCCGATGCTCTTCGTCGGCATCGTCGTGCTCGTGCTGCTCTGGCTGTTTGGCCAGCCGCGCAAGGAGCAGGGCCGGCGCAAGCCGATGCCCGAACAGCCCGAGCGCGCGCGCGAACGCCGCGAACCCTCGTTCGGTGGCGATGAGCGCCAGGGCGACGACAACCTGTCGTTCAGCGCCCGCGACGACGCCTTCGACGCGCGCGACTACGACAGCCGCGAGCCGCTGGCCCGCGACGACGACGCCAACGACCCGCTGTTCCGTCCGTCGCCGAAGCAGGGCGAGCTGGACGTCGACCTGCGCGCCGAACTCGAACGCCTCGGCGCCTCGCTCAGCGACCAGCGCAACCCGGCCGCCGATCCGCGCACGCCGATCACCGACCCACGCAGCTCCTCGGCTGCCGACATGGATCCGTACGAGCCGGCCCCGCGCGCTGGCCAGCGCACCGAACCGCGGATCGACTTCGACCTGCCGTTCGACCTCGACGAACCGGCCGGCGGCGCCCGCGCCCCAGCCCAGCCGGCCGGCGGCCCCCGCGCACCGGCTTCGGCCCAACCGACGGGCGGCGCCCGCGCACCGGATCCGACCCAGTCGACCGGCCACGCACCCACGCCGCCGCCCGTGCAGCCGCCGGTGACCCAGGCCGCCGCACCGGCCCCGGTCCCGATGCCGCCCAAGCCGACGCCGGCGCCGGTGAAGACCCCGCCGCGCTCGGACCTCGGCCGCCGGCCGCCCAGCGCCCCGGTCGAACGCATCGTCAGCCTGTATGTCGTCTCGCGCGAAGGCCAGCGCTTCCAGGGCTCCGACCTGGTGGTCGCCGCCGAGAAGGCCGGCCTGGAATTCGGCGACATGGGCATCTACCACCGGCTGGTCGATGGCCACCCGGAAAAGGGCCCGATCTTCAGCGTGGCGAACCTGGTGAAGCCGGGTAACTTCGACATGGCGCGCATCGCGACCCTGCAGACGCCGGGCCTGTCGTTCTTCATGGCCCTGCCGGGCCCGATCGCTGCGCTGGATGCCTGGGATGCGATGCTGCCGACCGCGCAGCGCCTGGCGGAGCTGCTTGATGGCCTGGTGCTGGACGAGGAGCGCAATGCGCTCGGTCGCCAGCGCATCGCGCATATCCGCGATGAGCTCCGCGGCTGGGACCGCGGCCACGAAGGCGAAGAAATCAAATTCGGGCAGTAA
- a CDS encoding BolA family transcriptional regulator, protein MIRQRLTEALVPLELDVIDEGHKHAGHSGEGKGHFFARIVSAAFAGKNPIQRHRMVYEALGDMMPGGIHALSIEARAPGE, encoded by the coding sequence ATGATCCGCCAGCGCCTGACCGAGGCGCTGGTACCGCTGGAGCTGGACGTGATCGACGAGGGGCACAAGCACGCCGGTCACTCGGGCGAGGGCAAGGGGCATTTCTTCGCCCGGATCGTCAGCGCCGCGTTCGCCGGGAAGAATCCGATCCAGCGGCACCGGATGGTGTATGAGGCGTTGGGGGACATGATGCCTGGCGGGATCCATGCGCTTTCGATTGAGGCTCGGGCGCCTGGGGAGTAA
- the lysS gene encoding lysine--tRNA ligase — protein sequence MTEQPISAQTPKEAAAEENRLIAERREKLKALREQGIAYPNDFKIDSFAGDLQAEFEDKETWTAEAIEASPRQVAVAGRIMLNRGQGKVSFVSMQDGTGRIQLFIHQGTLGEEAYNAFKRWDLGDIVGATGMLMRTKTGELSVKVESIRLLTKSLRGLPDKHHGMADVEQRYRQRYVDLIVTEEARRTFALRSKIVSHVRRWLEAEPRRFMEVETPMMHVIPGGATARPFTTHHNALDIPLYLRVAPELYLKRLVVGGFDRVYEINRNFRNEGVSTRHNPEFTMLELYQAYATYHEIMDITEGLIRTAATDVVGSTVIEWDGAQVDLGPAFRRWRMEDAVLELNPEIKAGELRDREAMAAHAKRLGIQVKPSYGWGKLLLEIFEATVEHTLVQPTFITDHPVEVSPLARESDTDKGITDRFELFINGKELANGFSELNDSEDQAARFQAQVDAKDAGDDEAMHFDADYIRALEVGLPPTGGLGVGIDRLVMLLTGSSSIRDVLLFPTMRPEA from the coding sequence ATGACCGAACAGCCCATTTCCGCCCAGACGCCCAAAGAAGCCGCAGCTGAGGAAAACCGCCTCATTGCCGAGCGCCGCGAGAAACTCAAGGCGCTGCGCGAGCAGGGCATCGCGTATCCGAACGACTTCAAGATCGACAGCTTCGCCGGCGACCTGCAGGCCGAGTTCGAAGACAAGGAAACCTGGACCGCGGAAGCCATCGAGGCCTCGCCGCGCCAGGTCGCCGTGGCCGGCCGCATCATGCTCAACCGCGGCCAGGGCAAGGTCAGCTTCGTCTCCATGCAGGACGGCACCGGCCGCATCCAGCTGTTCATCCACCAGGGCACGCTGGGCGAAGAGGCCTACAACGCGTTCAAGCGCTGGGACCTCGGCGACATCGTCGGCGCCACCGGCATGCTGATGCGGACCAAGACCGGCGAGCTGTCGGTCAAGGTCGAAAGCATCCGCCTGCTGACCAAGTCCCTGCGTGGCCTGCCGGACAAGCACCACGGGATGGCCGACGTCGAGCAGCGTTATCGCCAGCGCTACGTCGACCTGATCGTCACCGAAGAGGCGCGCCGCACCTTCGCGCTGCGTTCGAAGATCGTCAGCCACGTGCGCCGCTGGCTCGAAGCCGAGCCGCGCCGCTTCATGGAAGTCGAGACGCCGATGATGCACGTGATCCCCGGCGGCGCCACCGCGCGGCCGTTCACGACGCACCACAACGCGCTGGATATCCCGCTGTACCTGCGCGTGGCGCCGGAGCTTTACCTGAAGCGCCTGGTCGTCGGCGGCTTCGACCGCGTCTACGAAATCAACCGCAATTTCCGCAACGAGGGCGTGTCCACCCGGCACAACCCCGAGTTCACGATGCTCGAGCTGTACCAGGCCTACGCCACGTACCACGAGATCATGGACATCACCGAAGGCCTGATCCGCACCGCCGCCACCGACGTGGTCGGCAGCACCGTCATCGAATGGGATGGCGCGCAGGTCGACCTCGGCCCGGCGTTCCGTCGCTGGCGCATGGAAGACGCGGTGCTCGAGCTCAACCCGGAAATCAAGGCCGGCGAGCTGCGCGACCGCGAGGCCATGGCCGCGCACGCGAAGCGCCTGGGCATCCAGGTCAAGCCGTCGTACGGCTGGGGCAAGCTGCTGCTGGAGATCTTCGAAGCCACGGTGGAGCACACCCTGGTCCAGCCGACCTTCATCACCGACCACCCGGTGGAAGTCTCGCCGCTGGCCCGCGAGAGCGACACCGACAAGGGCATCACCGACCGCTTCGAGCTGTTCATCAACGGCAAGGAACTGGCCAACGGCTTCTCCGAGCTCAACGACTCGGAAGACCAGGCCGCGCGCTTCCAGGCCCAGGTGGACGCGAAGGACGCCGGTGACGACGAAGCCATGCACTTCGACGCCGACTACATCCGCGCGCTGGAAGTCGGCCTGCCGCCGACCGGTGGCCTGGGCGTCGGCATCGACCGCCTGGTGATGCTGCTGACCGGTTCGTCGTCGATCCGCGACGTGCTGCTGTTCCCGACCATGCGCCCGGAGGCCTGA
- the prfB gene encoding peptide chain release factor 2, protein MRRSRTSRAASSRLGGIFDYAVKKERLEEVNRELENPKVWDDPKRAQDLGRERAQLDTIVTGIEEMTASLDDARELLDMAAADGDEETVMSVVDDVNKVDARISKLEFQRMFSGKLDAAPAFVDIQAGAGGTEAQDWAEILLRMYLRWAESRGWKAELMEVSGGEVAGIKSATFRVEGDYAYGWLKTEIGVHRLVRKSPFDSDNRRHTSFTSVFVSPEVDDDIEIDINPADLRTDVYRSSGAGGQHVNKTESAVRITHIPTNTVVACQTERSQHANRDRAMKMLKAKLYELEVQKRNAEKDALEATKSDIGWGSQIRNYVLDQSRIKDLRTGIERSDTQKVLDGDLDEFVEASLKAGLEAGSKRVDA, encoded by the coding sequence TTGCGCAGATCGCGGACCTCAAGGGCCGCGTCGAGTCGCTTAGGGGGTATCTTTGACTACGCCGTCAAGAAAGAACGGCTAGAGGAAGTCAACCGCGAGCTGGAAAATCCCAAGGTCTGGGATGATCCCAAGCGCGCGCAGGACCTGGGTCGCGAGCGTGCCCAGCTCGACACGATCGTCACCGGCATCGAAGAGATGACCGCGTCGCTGGACGATGCGAGGGAACTCCTCGACATGGCCGCGGCCGATGGCGACGAAGAGACCGTGATGTCCGTCGTCGACGACGTGAACAAGGTCGACGCACGCATCAGCAAGCTCGAATTCCAGCGCATGTTCTCCGGCAAGCTCGACGCCGCCCCGGCGTTCGTCGACATCCAGGCCGGCGCCGGCGGTACCGAAGCCCAGGACTGGGCCGAAATCCTGCTGCGCATGTACCTGCGCTGGGCCGAATCGCGTGGCTGGAAGGCCGAGCTGATGGAAGTCTCCGGCGGCGAAGTCGCGGGCATCAAGTCGGCCACCTTCCGCGTGGAAGGCGACTACGCCTATGGCTGGCTGAAGACCGAGATCGGCGTGCACCGCCTGGTCCGCAAGAGCCCGTTCGACTCCGACAACCGTCGCCACACCAGCTTCACCTCGGTGTTCGTGTCGCCGGAAGTCGACGACGACATCGAGATCGACATCAACCCGGCCGACCTGCGCACGGACGTTTACCGCTCCTCGGGCGCCGGTGGCCAGCACGTCAACAAGACCGAATCGGCGGTGCGTATCACGCATATCCCGACCAATACGGTCGTGGCCTGCCAGACCGAACGCAGCCAGCATGCCAACCGCGACCGCGCGATGAAGATGCTGAAAGCCAAGCTCTACGAGCTGGAAGTGCAGAAGCGCAACGCCGAAAAGGATGCCCTGGAAGCCACCAAGTCCGACATCGGCTGGGGCAGCCAGATCCGCAACTACGTGCTCGACCAGTCCCGCATCAAGGACCTGCGCACCGGCATCGAACGCTCCGACACCCAGAAGGTGCTCGACGGCGACCTCGACGAATTCGTCGAAGCCAGCCTGAAGGCCGGGCTCGAGGCCGGTTCCAAGCGCGTCGACGCGTGA
- a CDS encoding four helix bundle protein has translation MQLVVCVYRLADRFPVTERFGLISQVRRAAVSIPSNLAEGHARGATRDFVRFIGIARGSLAEVETQVHLAARLGYIDKSEESTTIARCDKLGRIMRGLRKSLEQKLQNQ, from the coding sequence ATGCAACTCGTGGTTTGCGTGTATCGGTTGGCGGATCGGTTTCCGGTCACCGAGCGATTTGGTTTGATTTCCCAGGTCAGGCGCGCTGCCGTATCCATTCCCTCGAATCTCGCGGAAGGACATGCCCGAGGTGCGACGCGGGACTTCGTGCGGTTCATCGGCATAGCGCGTGGATCGTTAGCCGAGGTTGAAACCCAGGTTCACCTTGCGGCCCGTCTGGGGTACATCGATAAGTCTGAAGAAAGCACCACCATCGCTCGCTGTGACAAACTCGGAAGAATCATGCGAGGCCTGCGCAAATCGCTGGAGCAAAAGTTGCAGAACCAGTGA
- a CDS encoding YciI family protein produces MYYAITGIDHPDSLEKRLSVRPAHVARLSALKEEGRLKLAGPFPAIDSEDPGEAGFTGSLIVAEFESLQAAQAWADADPYIGAGVYKEVTVRPFKVVLP; encoded by the coding sequence ATGTATTACGCCATCACCGGCATCGACCACCCGGATTCGCTGGAAAAGCGCCTCTCGGTGCGCCCGGCCCACGTCGCCCGCCTGTCGGCGCTGAAGGAAGAGGGCCGCCTGAAGCTGGCCGGCCCGTTCCCGGCGATCGACAGCGAAGACCCGGGCGAGGCCGGTTTCACCGGCAGCCTGATCGTCGCCGAGTTCGAAAGCCTGCAGGCCGCCCAGGCCTGGGCCGATGCCGACCCGTACATCGGCGCCGGCGTCTATAAGGAAGTGACGGTCCGCCCGTTCAAAGTGGTCCTGCCGTGA